One window of the Trifolium pratense cultivar HEN17-A07 linkage group LG2, ARS_RC_1.1, whole genome shotgun sequence genome contains the following:
- the LOC123907856 gene encoding thymocyte nuclear protein 1, producing the protein MGKEVKRFLLKTEPSEWSWEDQEANGGISKWDGVKNKQAQKYLKSMSLNDLCFFYHSGSKARRIVGVVSVVREWYSDEGDKGDGAVDVKAVGEMRRVVDLKEMKHLKDFVLLKQPRLSVVPVPHLIWDTICHLGGGYHGDGANPSD; encoded by the coding sequence ATGGGAAAGGAAGTGAAGAGGTTTCTGCTGAAAACAGAACCATCGGAGTGGTCGTGGGAGGATCAAGAAGCAAACGGAGGGATAAGTAAATGGGATGGAGTTAAAAACAAACAGGCTCAGAAATACCTGAAATCAATGTCACTCAACGATCTATGCTTCTTCTACCATTCAGGTTCCAAGGCCCGTCGAATCGTCGGCGTTGTTTCCGTTGTCCGGGAATGGTACAGTGATGAAGGAGACAAAGGCGACGGTGCGGTTGACGTGAAAGCTGTTGGCGAAATGAGGAGGGTTGTTGACTTGAAGGAGATGAAACATTTGAAGGATTTTGTACTTTTGAAACAGCCAAGGCTTTCGGTTGTTCCTGTTCCTCATCTTATTTGGGATACTATTTGTCATTTAGGAGGCGGCTATCATGGTGATGGGGCAAACCCTAGCGATTGA
- the LOC123909081 gene encoding uncharacterized protein LOC123909081, with amino-acid sequence MANQLGNLVESIKSKVRSTLKMKKRKKPYVKMDKSASVKVEIRSRKARKLIEKTLKAADNNIPISSSHNK; translated from the coding sequence ATGGCGAATCAGTTGGGGAATCTGGTGGAGTCAATAAAGTCAAAGGTTCGGTCAACCCTGAagatgaaaaagagaaagaaaccATACGTGAAGATGGACAAGAGTGCAAGCGTTAAGGTCGAAATTCGAAGCAGAAAAGCTCGTAAGCTTATTGAAAAAACTTTGAAAGCTGCTGATAATAATATCCCAATCTCATCAtcacataataaataa